The Deltaproteobacteria bacterium genome includes the window TGCCCAGGGTTTTATATCCCACTTTCCTGTGTCGAACTGAACGCGTTCCAGTACCCAGCAACCCTTATCGTTCACCTTGGCCCCATGAGGTGTTGAAGGGCATTGATCCATGTAGTCATAGACGCCGTCGCCATCCGTGTCTAACGGGCATCCTCGTCGGTTTACTTTTACCCCTTTGGGCGTATTCGGACATTGATCCAGATAGTCGTACACACCGTCACCGTCTGTGTCTACAGGACAGCCGAAGCGGTCTACCTTTGCCCCTTTTGGCGTGTTCGGGCACTTGTCCATATCATCAAGCACCCCATCCCCGTCACTGTCCTTGGCCTCGGCCCTTTCGAAAAAGACCTTTTCTACAAAACCGGCCACGTCTTTGCTCGATGCTATGTCTTCGGCAAGCACCGAAAATCCGCACTGGCCTGCTTGGGCAACCTGCTCCAGGAGCCTTTTGCCCTCGGGATCGTCTCCTACCAAGACGGTATAGATGCAAAGCCTCTCACCGAACAGCGTCTTCATATTTTTCCCAGCTACCACGGGGGCATTGTCCATGTCTTGCCCGTCACTCACAATAATGACGGCTGTTTTCCCCTGTGCGGATTTCAAATCGTCACTCGCTGCATTGATGGCGAGGGCCAAGGGACTTTTCCCGCTTGCCCACTTAACAGTTTTTAGGGCCTCTTCAAGTCCCGCCTTGGAGTACGCTGTGGGTCCGTACACCAGAGCGGTTTTCTTGGCAAACGGGCACCAGCTCTGCCCGAAGGTCCTGAGAGCGGCGGTGAGTTGCAGGTCGGGAATCGTCTGATTCATGCGATTCACCATCTCTTTGGCAGACTTCAGCTTCGTCACTCGCCCATAGGGATCTTTCATGGAAGAGGACGCGTCCAAAATAACCATAAAGGAGTCCACCTTTTGCACATAGTGACCGGCTTGCAACGGAGGGTTGAGATCCTGCGCCTGAAACATCATTTGTGGCTTTTGGGCGGCACAACTGACCAGCAAGACGCAAATCAATACCAAAACAGAACCCCTGAAACATCTTTTTGTCATCATGGCACCTCCTGTGTAACGATTTTTTGTTGAAAGAAAGGTGGAAACGGCGCCGCTCGACTAACGAAGCAGCAGAGTATAGTTCTTGTAGAACAAAACCCAGTCGATGTCATCGGCAAAGGGCAGTAAAGTTTCTGATCCGCCTAGGGCGCGTCACGTCTGGAACAGGGTTCACACGTTTTTATCCATTACGCGGCCAAGGGCTGCAAGATGAGCCTTTTCTTCTTGTGCTATTTCAAACAGAACGCCCTTGGTCTTCTCGTCTTTGGTCTTATTCGAGTATCTCAAATAAAGATCCAGTGCCTGAGTCTCGATCATCATGGCCATGTTGAGAACATCCGGAAGCGTCTCCATGGCCAGCCGGTTCTTCTCCAGAAATTCCTCCGCAGTCAAGCCGCCCTCCATGACCTTCCCGACAATATCGGCCTCGAACGTCTCAAGGTCGGGCACAGATGGGTCGAGTTCCCTGTAGAGCTTAAAGAGCTTCTCCTTGTGGCGATCTTCAATATCTGCCAGTTTGGTAAACATAGCAGCAACCTCTTTATCATTTACGTTTGAGGTCATAGCTACGTAAAACCCCTGGAGACCTTCTTCCATCCCATACGCCAACACAACGATCTCAGCAGGTGTTTCATCACCCGTCACCAAAGCCATGCCCACCTCGGCAGGCCCAATGGCCTTGAGACCCTGCCAGGCTGCAATGCCTCCCTTTAGATTGTAGACTTCGTTGAATCCTTGACCTGCCAACAGTTGAGCAGCGACCCGGCTGCGCCCGCCCACTGCTCAATAGACGAGGGTCGGTTTTTCAGGATCGAGTTCTGCGAGGCGATCGGAAAGCTCAGGCAGGGGAATGAGCTTGGCCCCCGGGATCCGAGCCTTTTCGTATTCGCCTGGCTGGCGGACGTCTACCAGGGTAAATGTGCCTTCCTTGTGCTCGCCTATATAGGCCCTGGCCTCCTCCGTATCCATGGACCGAACAGGGATCAAGAACTGTTTCCACCGCATGATTCTTTCCCTTCCTACACTGTTGGTTTGATAGTATAGGAATTTCCTTTTTTGACCACCACCCAAACCCTCCCCCTTCAAGGGGGAGGGCAGGGTGGTGGTGTTACCTTGAAGCTACAAGTACAAAGGAGATGATGTCGAACATTGAATGGCAAGACGTACCTCACGGGGGCCGAGGCATTTCAAGAACTCTCCCCCTCTTGAGCTAAGCCTCGTTAAGGCATCCTCTCTATGTTCGCCCTCAGTTGTGCTATCTGTAGTCCCAGGGAAACACACTGTTTTCCTTCCATACACTCATCGGCTTCCGCAAGCTCCAGGTGGGTCTTGAGCTCGTGTTCGCCCTCTTTCAAGTCCACAATCCAAGCCTTTTTTGTCTCATCGTACTCTACGTCAACATCGATACCGCATTCGCCGATGTCGGGATAGATCGATCTGATCTTCTCACACAATTCTTTTTTGTCGTGCATGGTCTTGTCCTCCTTTTCTTAGATGTCTTTGAAGGTTAGTTAGAAAAAAGGCCAGCTTAAATCTTACCCTTCCATTTTTTGAACTCCCTTGGGAGTCAAGGCATACGCTTCTCCCTTTTTTTCAAGGAGTCCGGCCCCGACAAACTCTCGGATCGCACTTCGGACGCGAAACAACGGCACACTGCAGTCTTTGGCTACTTCTTCAGGGGTCGCCTGGTCCCACATGACCAGAAGAAGCAGTTCACCGCACCGGGTCAGCAATCCATCCGGCTTTATGCAGGCCACTTCAGGCTCCTACAATTCTTTCTGGCAAAAATACCAGTCCTTGCAATCATAGGTCTCCCTTAAACGCTCTTCTGCCTCATCCTGCGTCCTGGGCGCCGGGACAATGACCGGATCTCCGGGCTGCCAGTTGGCAGGTGTGGCTACCTGGTGGTTGTCAGTCGTTTGAAGCGCCTTGATGAGCCTCAAGATCTCTTCCATGTTGCGCCCTGTGGTAAGAGGATAATAGATCATGGCGCGCAGCGTCCCGTTTGGGTCGATCACAAAAACACACCGTGAGGTCTCGGTCTTACTCTCTTCGGGCATAATCATACCGTAAAGGTTGGCCACCTTTCTGTCCAAGTCAGCTATAACAGGAAACTGGATCTTCACACCAAACTTCTCCTCTATGTTGCGAACCCAGGCAATGTGAGAGTAAGGACTGTCAATACTCAAGCCCATGAGTTCAACACCCAATTTGCGCAGGTGATCGTGGCTTTTTGCGAATGCAACGAACTCCGTGGTGCACACGGGCGTGAAGTCTGCAGGATGCGAAAAGAGTATCAGCCAACTCCCCCGAAAATCCTCTAGCCGTACGGTGCCAAAGGTCGTTTCAGCCTCAAAGGCCGGAGCAGCGTCACCGATTCTCGGCAGCCTCGGCGCCTGTGCTTCTTCTTGTTCAATTCTCTCTTCCATAACGGCCTCCCTGACAAAAATGGTTATAAGATCCTTACCCGGTGCCCATCCCCAAAAGCTTCCCGCCCCCCGGGGAGACGGGGTTGAAGGGAGGACAAGTTTAGGAATAGGGACTACCTAATGGACCGCGTCAAGGGCATCACAAGCAGATTGTGAAAGTTCAACTTCTCCGCCTTCTGGTAGGCGCCTACACCGATTCGGATTTTGCTCTGGTCCACATCGGTCAAGAGCGTGCCAAGCCATCGATCCCATGTGGACAAAATGGTGCCATAGTTGGTATCGCGCTCTTTGATGACTACCGAGTGATGAATCCGGTGCATGGACGGAGGGACGAAGAGAACCCAGAAAATGGTCTCAAACCACCCCGGAACCTTCAGGCTGCTGTGATGAAACTGGGCACAGAGCACCAAAGCGCTCTCAAAAATCAGCACGCCCAAGGGACTCGCTCCCAGAAAGAAGACAAGGCATATCTTGATCACAGCCGATATGGCCAGCTCACCGATGTGAAATCGTGTCGCCGTGGACACGTCCATATTCAGATCACTGTGATGAACCCTGTGGAACCGCCACAGAAGGGGGACTTCGTGATTCAGAAAGTGCCAGACGTACAGCATGAAATCCATGAAGACCAACGTAGCAAGAAGCTTCACCCATGGCGGTAAATCCAGCAGATTGAGCACCCCCAATTGATGGGTAGTGACATAAGAAGCCGTACTGACAATGGACCCTGCAAAGACCAACTGAAGAACTAAGCTGTTGAACAGGGTAAGCCCCATGTTATTTGCCCAACGCTTGACCTTTGACACAGAACTCCGCCGGTACGCGGCCAGGAGTTCAAAGACGAGAAAAAAAAGGAGGCCTCCCCAGAACAGGGACAGCCTTAAGAATGATGTATCTGCCTGAATCACACTCGAACCCCACTTTTACTTGATACTGTGGCACCCTGTGCACCTGGTCGGGCCGGTCTTTTCACCTTTCCTGGCCTTTTCTATGTGACAGGCCCGGCACTGATTCATGGCCTCTTTCCTTTGCAGTTTTCCTTCTCCCTAAGGAAGGATGTATAAGAAACACCCTTTGGGGACTACATCATGTCCTTATCACTCTGTTCCACAGCACGATCAATCTCTGCCTTGAGCTGGGGCGGCAAGCCGGGAATATCCACGCTCAAAAAGCCTCGGACAATAGTCGCCGTGGCCTCGTCTTCACTCAAACCACGAGACATCAGGTACAGAATCTCTTCCTGGGCAATCTTTCCCACGGCTGCTTCGTGAGACATCTCCACACCATCAACCTTGCCTTGTAGCTCCGGTATGGCGTGAATAGAACCTTTGTTGAGGATTAGACCACGGCACTCCAGATGGGCCTTTATCCCGGGGACTTCACCTATCAGGTCCCCCCGGGCAATAATGTTCCCGCCGTTTGTGATGGCACGGGAGATGATCTCGGCACGGGTATCCGGCTCTTTTAAAAAAATCCGGCCGCCTACGTCCATCTCAGAGACGGGACTTCCCACAAGGAGGCTATAAAAACGGGCCACAGCACCCTTTCCAACCAAATGCGTGGTGGGGTACATCTGGAGAGACTTGACCGGCCT containing:
- a CDS encoding peroxiredoxin, which produces MEERIEQEEAQAPRLPRIGDAAPAFEAETTFGTVRLEDFRGSWLILFSHPADFTPVCTTEFVAFAKSHDHLRKLGVELMGLSIDSPYSHIAWVRNIEEKFGVKIQFPVIADLDRKVANLYGMIMPEESKTETSRCVFVIDPNGTLRAMIYYPLTTGRNMEEILRLIKALQTTDNHQVATPANWQPGDPVIVPAPRTQDEAEERLRETYDCKDWYFCQKEL
- a CDS encoding OmpA family protein — protein: MMTKRCFRGSVLVLICVLLVSCAAQKPQMMFQAQDLNPPLQAGHYVQKVDSFMVILDASSSMKDPYGRVTKLKSAKEMVNRMNQTIPDLQLTAALRTFGQSWCPFAKKTALVYGPTAYSKAGLEEALKTVKWASGKSPLALAINAASDDLKSAQGKTAVIIVSDGQDMDNAPVVAGKNMKTLFGERLCIYTVLVGDDPEGKRLLEQVAQAGQCGFSVLAEDIASSKDVAGFVEKVFFERAEAKDSDGDGVLDDMDKCPNTPKGAKVDRFGCPVDTDGDGVYDYLDQCPNTPKGVKVNRRGCPLDTDGDGVYDYMDQCPSTPHGAKVNDKGCWVLERVQFDTGKWDIKPWAYAALDEVVAVLEGNPTLKVEIEGHTDSVGAEAYNQKLSENRANAVMEHLVKKGIQPERLSSAGYGFSRPIASNDTPEGRARNRRVELTPVH
- a CDS encoding sterol desaturase family protein, whose translation is MIQADTSFLRLSLFWGGLLFFLVFELLAAYRRSSVSKVKRWANNMGLTLFNSLVLQLVFAGSIVSTASYVTTHQLGVLNLLDLPPWVKLLATLVFMDFMLYVWHFLNHEVPLLWRFHRVHHSDLNMDVSTATRFHIGELAISAVIKICLVFFLGASPLGVLIFESALVLCAQFHHSSLKVPGWFETIFWVLFVPPSMHRIHHSVVIKERDTNYGTILSTWDRWLGTLLTDVDQSKIRIGVGAYQKAEKLNFHNLLVMPLTRSIR